TATCCTGTAATACACTTTCTGGGTAAACGGGTTGACCCATGCTAGCGCGGTTCAAAGTGTGAACAGATTGCAGAGAACCTGTATTAGCGTTATATGCCCATAATTGTTCCTGATCACTTATCCACAATACTTCTGGGTGCACTTCGCTTACCCCGATGAATCCATAGGCAAGCTTACTGGCGATTTTTTCATTCAGGGTATCGAGTGATTTGAGCAGCCCAGTATCAGGTGAGTACTGGTAGAATCCTTTTGGATTACTCAGCCAGATACTATTTGAAGGACCTTTGACAAAGCTGGTCAACCGCCGAGATAGAATATCGGCAGTATTTGCATCTATTGCCGAGGGTAAACTAGCTTTACCTGTATTGATATTGAACGAGAACAGGCCATTTGCCGTATTAACTAATAATAAGTTTTCGCTCCATTTGACCAGATGGCGGATCAGCGCATGCTCCCTCCCGATCTCATTCGCCAACATCCAGTAACCAGTTATTTCATGTTCAGCAAAATCATAATAATTTAATCCGTTTTGAGTGCCAACCCATAACCCTTCGTCATCAAATTGTGCAAAACTGGTGACACTGTTGCTACTTAATTGATTTTCTTCATCTGGTCGCTGCCTGACATTCTCAAACTTTACGCTTTTCGTTGACCAATATAACGCTCCTTCAAACTGCGAGCCGAGCCACAAATTGCCTCGTTTATCTAGTTGCATTGCAGAAATATTGTCCGAAGACAAGTAGTAGCGGCTATCACTTGGTCTGAAGAAGTGCTGTAATTGCTGGGAGGCTAGATCATAACTGTATAATCCATCTTCTGTGCCTAAATAAAGGCCTGACGGGCTATCATGCATACTCAGCACCGCCGTATTTAAGGCATGCTCTTCAACTTGATTATTCGCTAACATGGATACATTGGTACTGAACAAACCCGCCTGAGAGCCAATTAATATTTGACCATCTTGTTTTAGTAGCAAGCTATGCACAGGTTCAGCCTGTGACAATCTAGCCAAAGTAATTTGTTGCTCAGTTTGCTGTTGCAGGTCAATCCAAAATAAGCCATTTTGCCGGGCTAATAGTAATTTATTATCCACAAACAGCGCTTGATTGATTCTAAACCGAGACTTTTGCTGTGCTTCTGGTAAGACATACAAATAGGATACCGTAGCCACATCGGTATTAACTAGCGCCACGCCTCTTTGGGTCGTTACCAACAACTGATTGAAAGAGAATTGGCTGATACTGGTGATGGGATCTGATCTATCAGCACCTTCCTCAGCAAAGGGCTCAATCAAAATTGTATTGCCAGTTGAGGTGTCTATTTTGTATAGACCTAGATGGGACGAGCCTACCCAGATGTTGCCATCGATATCCTCAAACACCACTTCAATTGATAAGTCAGCTAATTGCTGCTGATTTCCATCAAATTGACTTACTCGATAACCATCAAATCGATTTAAGCCGGAAACCGTGGCAATCCATAAAAAGCCATTAGTATCTAGCAATAAATCATTCACCGTGTCTTGGGAAAGACCTTGCGAGGTAGATAATTGAATAAACTTAGGTTCACTGATAAGCGGTGCAGCTAGCGCACTGGCGAATAGTGTCCAAATAAAAAGCATCGAAATCCACATGCATTTGCAGCATGTGAACCGATTTAACACGAACGAAAAACTTAGCTTTTCAAACAAAATTAAAAAGCACTCCAAAAAATGATACTGTCAAATTCGTTTCAACTATTATTAGATAGCTGTGCGCAGGAAGTATTCAGCTTACACCTAATCTAGCTAAAACCAAAGAGTAACCGACTGATTAACCTAATAAATAAGGGATCGCTAATTAGTCTTGAGTGATTATTATGGATAAGTCCCTAAATGATTTACCTTGTACCGAATATTTTGTCACCAGCATCACCGAGGCCGGGAAGTATATAGCCATGCTCATTTAATTTATCATCTATTGCCGCGACATAAATATCTACGTCGGGATGTTTACTAGTGACCGCTTCAATTCCTTCCGGTGCAGCCACCAAAAACAAGCCCATAATGTGCTTACATCCTTTACTTTTGAGTAAGTCAATAGTGGCGATTAAGGTGCCTCCAGTTGCCAGCATAGGATCAACAATAAGTGCCGTTCGCTGTGATACATCACTTACCACTTTGTCAAAATATGCCACCGGCTGCAGGGTCTCTTCATCACGGTACAGGCCAACCACACTGATTTTGGCATTTGGAATCAACCTTAGCACACCATCTAACATGCCAAGGCCAGCTCTCAAAATAGGCACAACAGTGATTTTTTTGCCTTTAATTTTGTTGGTCTTAATTTGCTTTCCTGACCAACCCTTAATATTCACTACTTCGGTTTCAAGTTCTCTGGTCGCTTCATAGGTTAAAAGGTTACCGACTTCACTGGCTAGCTCACGGAAGTCTTTGCTACTCACCCCGGCGGCTCGCATCAAGCCTATCTTATGCAGAATTAGTGGATGTTTTATTTCATGTATCGACATTTTCGAGCTACCTATATTGAATTTCGATTAATAGTTTG
Above is a window of Aliiglaciecola sp. LCG003 DNA encoding:
- the upp gene encoding uracil phosphoribosyltransferase gives rise to the protein MSIHEIKHPLILHKIGLMRAAGVSSKDFRELASEVGNLLTYEATRELETEVVNIKGWSGKQIKTNKIKGKKITVVPILRAGLGMLDGVLRLIPNAKISVVGLYRDEETLQPVAYFDKVVSDVSQRTALIVDPMLATGGTLIATIDLLKSKGCKHIMGLFLVAAPEGIEAVTSKHPDVDIYVAAIDDKLNEHGYILPGLGDAGDKIFGTR